A section of the Trachemys scripta elegans isolate TJP31775 chromosome 10, CAS_Tse_1.0, whole genome shotgun sequence genome encodes:
- the AEN gene encoding apoptosis-enhancing nuclease yields the protein MWEPLQQLLPGKPRVGSRLAGMPSGQGLTPGVVSTVKACEVRQKGADGRFLGYSNTRWDLCCPRPKAHLARRADVEDRGFLQSQNKKKSRKHQRFMERRALLEQRGLLRPKLGHRTEPMAFTPSKEGLLSREASRCGQPASEDVSLMNNQSVGKVHVKLKRALLQALPVSPEDTAGQCSFSLSQDSESRLPLPGSSNSGRPSLSRSLQRPGKCVAIDCEMVGTGPGGKLSELARCTVVNYNGDVIYDKYIRPELPIVDYRTRWSGITRQHMQNATPFSAAQREILKILKDKIVVGHAIHNDFRALKYFHPRSRTRDTSRIPLLNRKAGLPVKVSASLKSLARQLLHKRIQVGQKGHSSVEDARTSMELYRLVEVQWEQELASSHPSSPPRTPTDSCTDSDHYMEDQYWPKDLNIDCK from the exons ATGTGGGAGCCATTGCAGCAGCTGCTTCCGGGAAAGCCACGTGTGGGGAGCCGGCTCGCTGG GATGCCTTCTGGCCAGGGTCTAACGCCAGGTGTTGTGAGCACAGTGAAGGCCTGTGAGGTGAGGCAGAAGGGGGCCGATGGCCGGTTTCTCGGGTACTCCAACACCAGATGGGATCTGTGCTGTCCTCGCCCCAAAGCCCACCTGGCTCGCAGAGCAGATGTGGAAGATCGTGGCTTTCTGCAGAGccagaataaaaagaaaagccGGAAGCACCAGCGGTTTATGGAGCGCAGGGCTCTGCTGGAGCAAAGGGGGCTGTTGAGACCCAAATTGGGACACAGGACTGAGCCAATGGCATTCACGCCATCCAAAGAGGGCCTGTTAAGCAGGGAAGCCAGCAGATGTGGCCAGCCAGCCAGTGAGGATGTATCTCTCATGAATAATCAGTCTGTGGGGAAAGTCCATGTAAAGCTCAAGCGGGCTCTGTTGCAGGCTCTGCCAGTCTCTCCGGAGGACACAGCTGGGCAATGCTCTTTTTCACTTTCCCAAGACTCAGAGAGCAGGTTACCTTTGCCTGGCAGTTCCAACTCAGGCAGACCCTCCTTGTCCCGCTCACTGCAGAGACCTGGGAAATGCGTGGCCATTGACTGTGAGATGGTGGGCACAGGCCCTGGCGGGAAGCTGAGTGAGCTGGCGCGATGCACGGTGGTGAACTACAATGGAGATGTAATCTATGACAAATATATCCGGCCAGAGCTTCCCATCGTGGACTACAGGACTCGCTGGAGTGGGATCACCAGGCAACACATGCAGAACGCTACCCCGTTCAGTGCTGCACAGAGAGAG ATCCTGAAGATCTTGAAAGACAAGATTGTGGTGGGACATGCCATCCACAATGACTTCCGAGCCCTGAAATATTTTCACCCCAGAAGCCGGACTCGAGACACCAGTCGAATCCCTTTGCTGAACCGGAAGGCAGGACTCCCTGTGAAAGTCAGTGCCTCTCTCAAGAGCCTGGCAAGGCAGCTGCTCCACAAAAGGATTCAG GTTGGCCAGAAGGGACACTCGTCGGTGGAGGATGCTCGGACTTCCATGGAGCTTTACAGACTGGTGGAGgtccagtgggagcaggagcttgCCAGCAGCCACCCCTCCAGTCCCCCTCGCACTCCTACGGACAGCTGCACAGACAGTGACCACTACATGGAGGACCAGTACTGGCCTAAGGACCTGAATATAGACTGCAAATGA